The proteins below are encoded in one region of Knoellia sp. S7-12:
- a CDS encoding MBL fold metallo-hydrolase — translation MAADLVVPLAPSVWRIRLLRDFINGFIFRDDDGQVTLVDMGLKTHGPKVIGALSAIGSGPSDVTRLLLTHAHPDHAGGAAHVSRETGKPFGIHEGDADFARSGQSPPRDGTLRIGALANRLMGGRQAFEPIEVGETFVDGQVVPVAGGLEVVHTPGHSPGHAAYLHRDSGVLITGDSIFNVRGLRWPIKAFCTNFVMTMQTAERLTTLDYSTAAFTHGAELRDNPRAAIGAFLARNRN, via the coding sequence ATGGCCGCGGATCTCGTCGTCCCACTCGCCCCTAGTGTGTGGCGCATCCGGCTGTTGCGCGACTTCATCAATGGGTTCATCTTCCGTGACGACGACGGTCAGGTGACGCTCGTCGACATGGGACTCAAGACACACGGCCCCAAGGTCATCGGGGCGCTGTCAGCCATCGGCTCGGGGCCGAGTGACGTCACCCGCCTCCTGCTCACCCACGCGCACCCCGACCACGCGGGCGGTGCTGCCCATGTGTCTCGCGAGACAGGCAAGCCGTTCGGCATCCACGAGGGCGACGCCGACTTCGCCCGCAGCGGCCAGTCGCCGCCACGGGACGGCACCCTGCGGATCGGCGCCCTGGCCAACCGGCTCATGGGCGGGCGGCAGGCGTTCGAGCCGATCGAGGTCGGCGAGACCTTCGTCGACGGACAGGTCGTCCCCGTCGCTGGCGGCCTCGAAGTGGTCCACACGCCCGGGCACTCACCGGGGCACGCGGCATACCTCCACCGCGACAGCGGCGTCCTCATCACCGGTGATTCGATCTTCAACGTGCGTGGCCTGCGCTGGCCGATCAAGGCGTTCTGCACCAACTTCGTCATGACGATGCAGACGGCGGAGCGACTGACGACACTCGACTACTCGACCGCTGCCTTCACCCACGGCGCTGAGTTGCGCGACAACCCGCGAGCCGCGATCGGTGCGTTCCTCGCCCGCAACCGGAACTGA